The following are from one region of the Camelus ferus isolate YT-003-E chromosome 13, BCGSAC_Cfer_1.0, whole genome shotgun sequence genome:
- the CCDC17 gene encoding LOW QUALITY PROTEIN: coiled-coil domain-containing protein 17 (The sequence of the model RefSeq protein was modified relative to this genomic sequence to represent the inferred CDS: inserted 2 bases in 1 codon; substituted 1 base at 1 genomic stop codon), with product MASHSREPGLLPCRSCDMVFRSWALLATHTQRFCIGRLTREVSXGAQPSITTEPQAQEHQSLPDEAASKSALKRLTEEVQRLRLFLQEMPFWITEVPRGLQGPWRRSEAPTGGPTYKAAESPDQRLRSLHWTHARRMADSEAQSRALERRGEELRRRLQGLARTRDGKSRLFCLERELRELRAEAGRTRGALEVLGAHVQQLQAKPGTRLNSLGEAELCCSALQANPGTLAAEIGALRAAYIRGGGRDAGVLGWMWQLQVEASALELRRSRTRRGRRTGAMSKELLVVEAENQRLEAEILALQMQRGAGRVPWGPGELRLVANPSPHLRRREDSPSLQPPVAPPLPPLSNSTGALFWGGAEKAPQLPGAMTRNLGLDPHFLLPTTDVLGPAPYDPGAGLVIFYDFLRGLEASWIWVQLKTGLARDGQNTGGTTTLPPALCLPPPPAPGPMGNCAILASRQPIPRLPPSPSVSLVCELQAWHWLAWAKAPQPKAWASLMLFDKDQRVLSGHWRLPLRALPLDPSLSLGQLNGIPQVGQAELFLRLVNARDASVQTLAEINPANAHKYQYPPLVSSSSSLEASSFAPAAGFVDPPPPEEPLSGSQIXRDEGWGPHHGFDPPPLAS from the exons ATGGCCTCCCACTCTAGGGAGCCAGGGCTCCTGCCCTGTAGATCCTGTGACATGGTTTTCCGCTCCTGGGCCCTGTTGGCCACTCACACTCAGCGCTTCTGCATTGGCCGTCTGACCCGGGAGGTGAG TGGAGCACAGCCCTCAATAACTACTGAACCACAG GCCCAAGAACACCAGAGCCTCCCAGACGAGGCGGCCAGTAAATCGGCCCTGAAGAGGCTAACAGAGGAG GTGCAGCGGCTACGGCTGTTCCTGCAGGAAATGCCATTCTGGATAACAGAGGTACCCAGAGGGTTACAGGGGCCCTGGAGGCGTTCAGAGGCTCCGACGGGGGGTCCCACCTACAAGGCTGCTGAGAGCCCCGACCAGCGGCTGCGGTCTCTGCACTGGACGCATGCAAGGCGCATGGCAGACTCGGAGGCACAGAGCCGGGCCCTGGAGCGACGCGGCGAGG AACTGAGACGTCGCCTCCAAGGTTTGGCCCGGACCCGGGACGGGAAATCACGCCTATTTTGCCTGGAGCGGGAGCTTCGAGAACTCCGGGCAGAGGCCGGGCGAACGCGGGGAGCTCTAGAAGTATTAGGGGCGCACGTTCAGCAGCTGCAGGCCAAGCCCGG GACCCGGCTGAACTCCTTGGGAGAGGCGGAACTGTGTTGTTCGGCGCTACAGGCCAACCCAGGGACTCTGGCTGCGGAGATCGG GGCCTTGCGTGCGGCCTACATTCGAGGCGGGGGCCGGGACGCCGGCGTTCTGGGCTGGATGTGGCAGTTGCAAGTGGAGGCGTCAGCTCTGGAGCTTCGGCGATCGCGGACCCGTAGGG GAAGACGGACAGGTGCCATGTCGAAGGAGCTTCTAGTAGTGGAAGCTGAAAACCAGCGCCTGGAGGCAGAAATCCTGGCTTTGCAGATGCAGAGGGGCGCAGGCCGGGTGCCCTGGG GGCCAGGGGAGCTGAGACTTGTGGCCAATCCCAGCCCACACCTGAGAAGGAGGGAAGATTCCCCAAGCCTCCAGCCGCCAGTGGCTCCACCGCTGCCACCGCTTTCAAACTCCACAGGCGCCTTATTCTGGGGTGGCGCCGAAAAGGCT CCGCAGCTTCCTGGTGCCATGACCAGGAACCTAGGCCTGGATCCACACTTCCTCCTGCCCACAACTGATGTTCTGGGCCCTGCACCTTACGACCCTGG GGCTGGCCTTGTCATTTTCTATGACTTCCTGCGGGGCCTTGAGGCTTCTTGGATTTGGGTGCAGCTAAAGACTGGCTTGGCCCGAGATGGACAGAATACAGGAGGGACCACAACGTTGCCCCCAGCCCTTTGcttgcccccacctccagctcctgggCCCATGGGCAACTGTGCCATCCTTGCCAGCAGGCAGCCTATACCCAG ACTACCACCCTCACCATCAGTATCCTTGGTCTGTGAGCTCCAGGCCTGGCATTGGCTGGCATGGGCTAAGGCACCACAGCCAAAGGCCTGGGCCTCACTGATGCTATTTGACAAGGATCAGAGGGTGCTAAGTGGTCACTGGCGGCTCCCACTTAGGGCCCTTCCTCTGGACCCCAGCCTTAGCCTTGGGCAGCTGAATGGGATTCCCCAG GTGGGTCAGGCTGAGCTCTTTCTGCGGCTGGTGAATGCAAGAGATGCAAGTGTCCAGACCCTGGCAGAGATCAATCCAGCAAACGCCCACAAGTACCAGTACCCACCTCTG GTGTCCAGCTCATCTTCACTGGAAGCCAGCTCTTTTGCCCCAGCAGCTGGCTTTGTAGATCCCCCTCCACCTGAAGAGCCCCTCAGTGGCAGTCAAATATAAAGAGATGAGGGTTGGGGCCCTCACCATGGCTTTGACCCACCCCCACTGGCTTCCTGA